AACCTCGTGGAAGGCGCATACTGAGTCCCGCCGGGTCTTCCCGGCGCCGCCGTGCCACGCTCTCCCCCGCAAGCGGGGAGGGTCAGGGGGAGATCAAGTCGCCAGCCGGCTGCGCACCTCGCGCAACGCCGCGGACAGCAGGGTGAAGTCCGGGCTCATCGCCTTGAGCTCATCGAACAGCCGGCCGCAGTGGGCCACGGCCTCGCGCCGCTCATCCAGCCAGGCCGCCAGCCGGGTTTCCGCCGGCTCCCGTGCAGCGCCATCCAGCACGTGCAGCGTCAGCCGCGCGTGCTCCTGGTACAGCTCGTCGCGGAAGGCGCTGCGCGCCATGGCCTGCCAGCGGTTGTCGCGTGGCAGAGCGTTGATCAGGCGGCGCAGCCAGTCCAGGCGCAGCATCCGCTCCAGGCCGAAATAGACCGTGGCCACGGCATGCTCGGCCAGAGCGTGATCCTCGGCCAGGCGGGCGATGTCCAGCAGCGACAGCACCGCTTCCAGGCACGCCACCTTCGCCGCCAGGGCCGGTTCGACGCCAGCCGCTTCCAGGCGGGTCCGCTCCCCGGCACAGCCGGATAGGCTCTGCGCCTGCGCCAGCAGCGCCGGCAGCCGCCGCTCCAAGGCCGCGAGCCGCACCGCGCGGCCCTCGGCGGGCAAGCGCAACACCCAGCGGGTCACCCGCTCCAGGGCCTTGCGCAGTTCCAGCAGCGTGCCGTACTGCACCTCGACCGCCAGCTCCAGCGCCTCCAGCGCCGCCCACAGGGCAGCGCCACCGAGCAGCCGATCGGCGTGGCACCAGGCGCGCACGATCTGC
The nucleotide sequence above comes from Nevskiales bacterium. Encoded proteins:
- a CDS encoding NAD-glutamate dehydrogenase domain-containing protein — encoded protein: GGVNCSDHEVNIKILLNQVVAAGDMTEKQRNQLLAQMTDEVAELVLRDNRQQTAAISLELCQAASLLPVHGRLLQALEKAGTLSRTLERLPDDEILGERRRQGRGLTGPELAVLLAYAKLDLCSQLLASELPDEAALAPWLSTYFPTALRARYAVEIGRHPLKREIIATQLANAVLNRMGSSFVFRLAEETRATPAQIVRAWCHADRLLGGAALWAALEALELAVEVQYGTLLELRKALERVTRWVLRLPAEGRAVRLAALERRLPALLAQAQSLSGCAGERTRLEAAGVEPALAAKVACLEAVLSLLDIARLAEDHALAEHAVATVYFGLERMLRLDWLRRLINALPRDNRWQAMARSAFRDELYQEHARLTLHVLDGAAREPAETRLAAWLDERREAVAHCGRLFDELKAMSPDFTLLSAALREVRSRLAT